One region of Mucilaginibacter gotjawali genomic DNA includes:
- a CDS encoding DUF4240 domain-containing protein: MSSTAIQEGDIHHTILRDGRFGAVRVLKTGGKFGFSPYTFHLIGVTAYIGEQPPIISDPRLTEILITEYIYPKGKSIINIYCGKFPKQLKYVGNIPISCEESNFKIEIGNGIDGGFPSCGKIPQDIGYEILIEWRYKYDNFNFVKEIEISRKEHEEFMKSLHVNKPKRMLDDARFWDIISMLDWSQQGNDEKVLEPAAKALSKLKPSEIKSFEETLANKLFQIDTKEHAKNIGEYSYDEKEQYMSVDSFLYARCAAVANGKALYEKIKELPTEMVKDVEFEALLSLSAIAYELKTGREIVYDAGVSYETYANKEGWT, from the coding sequence ATGAGTTCTACCGCAATTCAAGAAGGAGACATTCACCATACTATATTAAGGGACGGTCGTTTTGGAGCTGTAAGGGTCTTAAAAACCGGTGGTAAGTTCGGTTTTTCTCCATACACTTTTCATTTAATAGGCGTGACAGCCTATATTGGTGAACAACCGCCAATAATAAGTGATCCGCGACTTACAGAGATACTCATTACAGAATATATTTATCCCAAAGGGAAAAGCATAATTAATATTTATTGTGGCAAGTTTCCCAAACAGCTTAAATATGTCGGCAACATTCCTATATCCTGTGAAGAAAGCAATTTTAAAATAGAAATTGGTAATGGGATTGATGGAGGTTTTCCTTCTTGTGGGAAGATACCTCAAGATATTGGTTATGAAATTTTAATTGAGTGGAGATATAAATATGACAATTTCAATTTCGTGAAAGAAATTGAAATCTCGAGGAAAGAGCATGAGGAATTTATGAAATCGCTTCATGTTAATAAACCTAAAAGGATGCTTGATGATGCTAGGTTTTGGGATATTATTTCGATGCTGGATTGGAGCCAGCAAGGTAACGACGAAAAAGTTTTAGAGCCAGCTGCAAAAGCGTTATCAAAATTAAAGCCATCAGAAATAAAGAGTTTTGAAGAAACATTGGCTAATAAGCTGTTTCAAATCGATACGAAGGAACACGCAAAAAACATAGGTGAATATTCGTATGATGAAAAAGAACAATATATGTCGGTGGATTCATTTTTGTATGCGCGCTGTGCTGCTGTTGCCAATGGAAAGGCATTATATGAAAAAATAAAAGAACTACCGACGGAGATGGTTAAGGATGTTGAGTTTGAAGCCTTGTTATCGTTGTCGGCAATCGCTTATGAATTAAAAACGGGTAGGGAGATTGTCTATGACGCAGGAGTTTCTTATGAGACATACGCTAACAAAGAGGGTTGGACCTGA
- a CDS encoding SMI1/KNR4 family protein → MELEKILSKYDFPKRASSLETNFEEIEKTIRFSLPEDYKYFLNNFVEHECLLGAEYLRLWDINSLLAHNKGYKIQKYLTNTLAIGTDMGGGCIAIELVEETSCRIVFMEFIGLDYPIEIGSSFTDMLKRLDNGKEWFN, encoded by the coding sequence ATGGAATTAGAAAAAATATTATCTAAGTATGATTTCCCTAAACGAGCTTCGAGTTTAGAGACTAATTTTGAAGAAATCGAAAAAACTATCAGATTTTCACTTCCTGAAGATTATAAATATTTTCTTAACAATTTTGTCGAACACGAGTGTCTTCTTGGTGCAGAATATTTAAGACTTTGGGATATAAATAGTCTTTTAGCGCATAACAAAGGCTACAAAATTCAAAAATATCTTACTAACACCCTCGCAATCGGCACCGACATGGGCGGCGGCTGTATAGCTATCGAATTAGTTGAGGAGACTAGCTGCCGAATTGTTTTTATGGAATTTATTGGGCTCGATTATCCTATAGAAATCGGCAGCTCATTTACCGATATGCTAAAGCGGCTAGACAATGGTAAAGAGTGGTTTAATTAG